A single region of the Vicia villosa cultivar HV-30 ecotype Madison, WI linkage group LG4, Vvil1.0, whole genome shotgun sequence genome encodes:
- the LOC131600178 gene encoding protein SIEVE ELEMENT OCCLUSION B-like, which translates to MSSSMQPASLATALASNVSNYKQPKTSHPLTWTDDKILEAVYITHVHTGERFDVESLFILTSNILKRSTAVADSVVSKTGAPVGLIEDKVPLPGYEPPFRKLKHISSQMMTTLPGEHHAHLTTMSILDQLKTHTWDGKAIFALAAFSLEYGNFWHLVQTPSGDTLGRSLAIMNKVQGVEKNRQAIADYNSLVKNLLYAVECITELEKLSTKGYDSKDVPALPEAMQEIPVAVYWAIITAIICANHLDLLVGESDDRYELSSYDVKLASIVSKLKAHLTRSRRHIGELEDYWRRKRVLQTPTEIVEVIKVLIFHNEIQDPLVYDGLNRQMVSIEVFRKKNVLVFISGLDSIRDEIRLLQSIYTGLQEDPRELKGCKKEDFKILWIPVVDEWTLLHKAEFDNLKLDMPWYVAEYFYPLAGIRLIREDLNYKNKPILPVLNSQGRIVNYNAMHMIFVWGIDAFPFRPDDDEDLTQKWNWFWAEMKKVYPKLQEIIKGDTFIFIYGGTDPKWANDFSLAIEKIRRHEIIRKADAVIEQYHFGKEDKRIVPRFWIGIESLFANMIQKKHKDPTIDEIKSLLCLKQDQPGWVLLSKGPNVKLLGRGDQMLATAIDFEIWKEKVLEKAGFDVAFKEYYDRKRRDFPVACAHMQLANYPADILDPIYCPDSDCRRSMEIASVSYKCCHGHTHQSDAPAESGFVQIEKRT; encoded by the exons ATGTCATCTTCAATGCAACCTGCTTCACTTGCAACTGCACTTGCAAGCAATGTCTCAAATTACAAACAACCCAAAACCTCACACCCCTTGACATGGACCGACGACAAGATCCTCGAAGCTGTTTACATTACTCACGTCCACACCGGTGAAAGGTTCGACGTGGAATCGCTTTTCATTCTCACTTCCAACATCCTCAAACGCTCCACCGCTGTTGCTGACAGTGTTGTCTCTAAG ACTGGGGCTCCGGTCGGTCTTATTGAAGACAAAGTTCCGTTGCCTGGTTACGAGCCTCCTTTCCGTAAACTGAAGCACATTTCTTCTCAG ATGATGACCACGCTTCCGGGCGAACACCATGCACACTTGACAACAATGTCGATCCTGGACCAGCTGAAAACACATACATGGGATGGAAAAGCGATCTTCGCTTTAGCTGCATTTTCGTTGGAATACGGAAATTTCTGGCACCTTGTTCAGACACCGAGCGGTGACACGCTTGGAAGATCATTGGCAATAATGAATAAAGTTCAAGGTGTTGAGAAAAATCGACAGGCCATTGCTGATTACAACAGTTTGGTGAAGAATCTGTTGTATGCTGTTGAGTGTATTACTGAGTTGGAGAAGCTTTCAACAAAAGGGTATGATAGTAAAGATGTTCCTGCATTGCCTGAAGCTATGCAAGAGATTCCTGTTGCTGTTTATTGGGCTATCATTACTGCTATTATCTGTGCTAACCACCTCGATCTTCTTGTCGGGGAAtc GGATGACAGGTATGAGTTATCGAGTTACGATGTGAAGCTTGCTTCCATTGTAAGCAAATTAAAGGCGCATCTCACAAGAAGCAGAAGGCACATAGGTGAGCTAGAAGATTACTGGAGACGTAAGAGGGTTCTTCAAACTCCAACTGAAATTGTTGAGGTTATAAAAGTTCTGATCTTCCACAATGAAATTCAGGATCCACTTGTCTATGATGGTTTGAACAGACAAATG GTTAGCATTGAAGTTTTCAGAAAGAAAAATGTGTTAGTATTCATTTCGGGCTTAGACAGCATTCGAGACGAAATCCGTCTTCTCCAATCAATCTACACTGGACTCCAAGAAGATCCAAGAGAATTAAAAGGATGCAAAAAAGAAGATTTCAAGATTCTGTGGATCCCGGTTGTGGATGAGTGGACACTACTTCACAAAGCCGAATTTGATAATCTGAAACTAGATATGCCATGGTATGTTGCTGAGTACTTTTATCCATTGGCTGGAATAAGGTTGATAAGAGAAGACTTGAACTACAAGAATAAGCCTATTCTACCTGTTCTGAACTCTCAAGGCAGAATTGTCAACTATAATGCTATGCATATGATTTTTGTTTGGGGGATCGATGCTTTCCCTTTTCGTCCCGATGATGATGAGGATCTAACCCAAAAATGGAATTGGTTTTGGGCTGAAATGAAGAAGGTTTATCCAAAGCTTCAAGAAATT ATTAAAGGGGacacattcatcttcatctatgGAGGAACAGACCCGAAATGGGCAAACGATTTCTCCCTAGCAATCGAGAAAATCAGAAGGCACGAAATCATCCGAAAGGCAGATGCTGTGATAGAACAATACCACTTTGGTAAAGAAGACAAAAGAATCGTTCCACGTTTCTGGATAGGAATCGAAAGCCTATTTGCAAACATGATTCAGAAGAAGCACAAAGACCCAACAATCGACGAAATCAAAAGCTTGCTATGTCTGAAACAAGACCAACCAGGTTGGGTTCTACTAAGcaaaggaccaaatgtgaaactGCTCGGTCGAGGTGATCAAATGCTTGCAACTGCTATTGATTTTGAGATATGGAAGGAGAAAGTGCTTGAGAAAGCTGGTTTTGATGTTGCTTTTAAGGAGTATTATGATAGGAAGAGAAGGGATTTTCCTGTGGCGTGTGCTCATATGCAGTTGGCTAATTATCCTGCTGATATTCTTGATCCAATCTACTGTCCTGACAGTGACTGTAGGAGATCAATGGAGATTGCTTCTGTGAGTTATAAGTGCTGCCATGGTCACACTCATCAGAGTGATGCTCCTGCTGAGAGTGGTTTTGTTCAGATTGAGAAAAGGACTTGA